From the Ctenopharyngodon idella isolate HZGC_01 chromosome 3, HZGC01, whole genome shotgun sequence genome, one window contains:
- the flr gene encoding tetratricopeptide repeat protein 30A isoform X5 encodes MPLTTIKDGEYTATVYKMIKEGRYGDAIHILSKEHQKHTKSRAALSLLGYCYYHMQDFTNAAECYEQLTQLHPEVEDYKLYYAQSLYGACAFPEAMKTTFLLDNTTSHTKMVKLQAAIKYGEEDFSGAKTLVELLPQDDPDYDVDLGCLLYKEGEYEEACKKFMSSMNVLGYQPDLAYNIALCYYSLKQYASALKYIAEIIERGIREHPELSIGMTTEGIDVRSVGNTLALHETALIEAFNLKAAIEYQLKNYAAAQEALTDMPPRSEEELDPVTLHNQALMNMDTKPTEGFEKLAFLLQQNPFPPVTFGNLLLLYCKYEYFDLAADVLAENAHLTYKFLTPYLYEFLDAMITCQTAPEEAFRKFDEIAGKLTEQLRKVTKQVQEARHNRDEESLKKYVQDYDEVLERYIPVLMAQAKIYWNRENYSMVEKIFHKSLEFCNEHDTWKLNVAHVLFMQDNKYKEAIGFYEPIVKKHYENILNVSAIVLANLCVSYIMTSQNEEAEELMRKIEKEEEQISYEEPDKKVFHLCIVNLVIGTLYCAKGNYDFGISRVIKSLEPYNKKLGTDTWFYAKRCFLSLLENMAKHMIMLRDSVVQECIQFLEHCELYGKDVPAIIEQPLEEDRMHIGKNTVTYESRLIKALFHEVTGWNE; translated from the exons ATGCCGCTAACAACGATTAAAGACGGAGAATACACTGCTACCGTGTACAAAATG ATCAAAGAAGGGCGATATGGAGACGCAATTCATATTCTGAGCAAAGAACATCAGAAACATACTAAA TCCAGGGCTGCTCTGTCTCTCCTAGGCTACTGCTACTATCACATGCAGGACTTCACTAATGCAGCAGAGTGTTATGAACAGCTGACACAGCTTCACCCGGAGGTCGAAGACTACAAACTTTACTATGCCCAGTCTCTATATGGAGCGTGTGCATTCCCAGAGGCCATGAAGACTACTTTTCTCTTGGACAACACAACTAGTCATACTAAG ATGGTCAAACTGCAAGCTGCCATTAAATATGGAGAGGAAGATTTTTCGGGAGCAAAG ACTCTGGTTGAGCTGTTGCCTCAGGATGATCCAGACTACGATGTGGATCTCGGGTGTTTGCTTTATAAGGAGGGCGAGTATGAAGAGGCTTGCAAAAAGTTTATGTCCTCCATGAATGTACTGGGCTACCAGCCAG atCTGGCATACAATATAGCACTCTGTTACTACAGTTTAAAGCAGTACGCTTCAGCACTCAAATATATTGCAGAAATTATTGAACGAGGAATCAGAGAGCATCCAG AGCTCAGTATTGGAATGACAACAGAAGGCATTGATGTAAGAAGTGTCGGCAACACCCTCGCCCTGCACGAAACCGCTTTGATTGAAGCCTTTAATCTGAAAGCAGCTATTGAATACCAGCTGAAGAACT ATGCTGCCGCACAAGAAGCACTGACTGACATGCCCCCCAGATCAGAAGAG gaGCTGGATCCAGTCACTCTTCACAATCAGGCCCTAATGAACATGGACACCAAGCCCACAGAGGGTTTTGAGAAACTTGCTTTTCTTCTTCAGCAAAACCCCTTTCCTCCTGTCACTTTTGGCAACTTATTATTGCTTTACTGTAAATATGAG TACTTTGACCTCGCTGCAGATGTCTTGGCCGAAAATGCTCATCTCACTTACAAGTTTCTCACACCG TATCTCTATGAGTTCCTTGATGCCATGATCACATGCCAGACAGCTCCTGAGGAA GCTTTCCGAAAATTTGACGAAATTGCTGGAAAATTGACTGAGCAACTACGCAAGGTTACAAAACAG GTGCAGGAAGCAAGGCACAATCGGGAtgaagaatccttaaaaaaatatgtcCAAGACTATGACGAGGTTCTCGAGAG GTACATTCCTGTGCTAATGGCACAGGCCAAAATCTACTGGAACCGTGAGAACTACAGCATGGTGGAAAAGATCTTCCACAAGTCACTGGAGTTCTGCAATGAACATGATACTTGGAAACTTAATGTTGCTCATGTGCTCTTCATGCAAGATAACAAATATAAAGAAGCCATTGGTTTCTATGAGCCCATCGTTAAGAAGCATTATGAAAAT ATCCTTAATGTTAGTGCGATTGTTCTTGCTAACCTGTGCGTGTCATACATCATGACCAGCCAAAATGAAGAG gcAGAGGAACTGATGAGGAAGATAGAGAAAGAAGAGGAACAGATCTCTTATGAAGAGCCAGACAAAAAAGTCTTTCATCTGTGTATTGTCAACCTTGTAATAGG GACTTTGTATTGTGCTAAAGGAAACTATGACTTTGGTATTTCTCGCGTCATAAAGAGTCTTGAGCCATACAACAAAAAG CTTGGAACAGACACGTGGTTCTATGCTAAGAGATGTTTTCTCTCACTACTGGAAAACATGGCTAAACACATGATCATGCTCAGGGATTCAGTGGTGCAAGAGTGCATTCAGTTCCTTGAGCACTGTGAAT TGTACGGCAAAGATGTGCCCGCCATCATAGAGCAGCCTCTGGAGGAGGACCGCATGCACATCGGCAAGAACACTGTCACATATGAATCACGCCTGATAAAAGCTCTCTTCCATGAAGTCACAGGATGGAATGAGTAA
- the flr gene encoding tetratricopeptide repeat protein 30A isoform X4, whose translation MPLTTIKDGEYTATVYKMIKEGRYGDAIHILSKEHQKHTKSRAALSLLGYCYYHMQDFTNAAECYEQLTQLHPEVEDYKLYYAQSLYGACAFPEAMKTTFLLDNTTSHTKMVKLQAAIKYGEEDFSGAKTLVELLPQDDPDYDVDLGCLLYKEGEYEEACKKFMSSMNVLGYQPDLAYNIALCYYSLKQYASALKYIAEIIERGIREHPELSIGMTTEGIDVRSVGNTLALHETALIEAFNLKAAIEYQLKNYAAAQEALTDMPPRSEEELDPVTLHNQALMNMDTKPTEGFEKLAFLLQQNPFPPVTFGNLLLLYCKYEYFDLAADVLAENAHLTYKFLTPYLYEFLDAMITCQTAPEEAFRKFDEIAGKLTEQLRKEARHNRDEESLKKYVQDYDEVLERYIPVLMAQAKIYWNRENYSMVEKIFHKSLEFCNEHDTWKLNVAHVLFMQDNKYKEAIGFYEPIVKKHYENLEQCNIQECPCKTKPSILNVSAIVLANLCVSYIMTSQNEEAEELMRKIEKEEEQISYEEPDKKVFHLCIVNLVIGTLYCAKGNYDFGISRVIKSLEPYNKKLGTDTWFYAKRCFLSLLENMAKHMIMLRDSVVQECIQFLEHCELYGKDVPAIIEQPLEEDRMHIGKNTVTYESRLIKALFHEVTGWNE comes from the exons ATGCCGCTAACAACGATTAAAGACGGAGAATACACTGCTACCGTGTACAAAATG ATCAAAGAAGGGCGATATGGAGACGCAATTCATATTCTGAGCAAAGAACATCAGAAACATACTAAA TCCAGGGCTGCTCTGTCTCTCCTAGGCTACTGCTACTATCACATGCAGGACTTCACTAATGCAGCAGAGTGTTATGAACAGCTGACACAGCTTCACCCGGAGGTCGAAGACTACAAACTTTACTATGCCCAGTCTCTATATGGAGCGTGTGCATTCCCAGAGGCCATGAAGACTACTTTTCTCTTGGACAACACAACTAGTCATACTAAG ATGGTCAAACTGCAAGCTGCCATTAAATATGGAGAGGAAGATTTTTCGGGAGCAAAG ACTCTGGTTGAGCTGTTGCCTCAGGATGATCCAGACTACGATGTGGATCTCGGGTGTTTGCTTTATAAGGAGGGCGAGTATGAAGAGGCTTGCAAAAAGTTTATGTCCTCCATGAATGTACTGGGCTACCAGCCAG atCTGGCATACAATATAGCACTCTGTTACTACAGTTTAAAGCAGTACGCTTCAGCACTCAAATATATTGCAGAAATTATTGAACGAGGAATCAGAGAGCATCCAG AGCTCAGTATTGGAATGACAACAGAAGGCATTGATGTAAGAAGTGTCGGCAACACCCTCGCCCTGCACGAAACCGCTTTGATTGAAGCCTTTAATCTGAAAGCAGCTATTGAATACCAGCTGAAGAACT ATGCTGCCGCACAAGAAGCACTGACTGACATGCCCCCCAGATCAGAAGAG gaGCTGGATCCAGTCACTCTTCACAATCAGGCCCTAATGAACATGGACACCAAGCCCACAGAGGGTTTTGAGAAACTTGCTTTTCTTCTTCAGCAAAACCCCTTTCCTCCTGTCACTTTTGGCAACTTATTATTGCTTTACTGTAAATATGAG TACTTTGACCTCGCTGCAGATGTCTTGGCCGAAAATGCTCATCTCACTTACAAGTTTCTCACACCG TATCTCTATGAGTTCCTTGATGCCATGATCACATGCCAGACAGCTCCTGAGGAA GCTTTCCGAAAATTTGACGAAATTGCTGGAAAATTGACTGAGCAACTACGCAAG GAAGCAAGGCACAATCGGGAtgaagaatccttaaaaaaatatgtcCAAGACTATGACGAGGTTCTCGAGAG GTACATTCCTGTGCTAATGGCACAGGCCAAAATCTACTGGAACCGTGAGAACTACAGCATGGTGGAAAAGATCTTCCACAAGTCACTGGAGTTCTGCAATGAACATGATACTTGGAAACTTAATGTTGCTCATGTGCTCTTCATGCAAGATAACAAATATAAAGAAGCCATTGGTTTCTATGAGCCCATCGTTAAGAAGCATTATGAAAAT CTGGAACAATGTAACATTCAAGAGTGTCCCTGCAAAACAAAACCCTCG ATCCTTAATGTTAGTGCGATTGTTCTTGCTAACCTGTGCGTGTCATACATCATGACCAGCCAAAATGAAGAG gcAGAGGAACTGATGAGGAAGATAGAGAAAGAAGAGGAACAGATCTCTTATGAAGAGCCAGACAAAAAAGTCTTTCATCTGTGTATTGTCAACCTTGTAATAGG GACTTTGTATTGTGCTAAAGGAAACTATGACTTTGGTATTTCTCGCGTCATAAAGAGTCTTGAGCCATACAACAAAAAG CTTGGAACAGACACGTGGTTCTATGCTAAGAGATGTTTTCTCTCACTACTGGAAAACATGGCTAAACACATGATCATGCTCAGGGATTCAGTGGTGCAAGAGTGCATTCAGTTCCTTGAGCACTGTGAAT TGTACGGCAAAGATGTGCCCGCCATCATAGAGCAGCCTCTGGAGGAGGACCGCATGCACATCGGCAAGAACACTGTCACATATGAATCACGCCTGATAAAAGCTCTCTTCCATGAAGTCACAGGATGGAATGAGTAA
- the flr gene encoding tetratricopeptide repeat protein 30A isoform X6: MPLTTIKDGEYTATVYKMIKEGRYGDAIHILSKEHQKHTKSRAALSLLGYCYYHMQDFTNAAECYEQLTQLHPEVEDYKLYYAQSLYGACAFPEAMKTTFLLDNTTSHTKMVKLQAAIKYGEEDFSGAKTLVELLPQDDPDYDVDLGCLLYKEGEYEEACKKFMSSMNVLGYQPDLAYNIALCYYSLKQYASALKYIAEIIERGIREHPELSIGMTTEGIDVRSVGNTLALHETALIEAFNLKAAIEYQLKNYAAAQEALTDMPPRSEEELDPVTLHNQALMNMDTKPTEGFEKLAFLLQQNPFPPVTFGNLLLLYCKYEYFDLAADVLAENAHLTYKFLTPYLYEFLDAMITCQTAPEEAFRKFDEIAGKLTEQLRKVQEARHNRDEESLKKYVQDYDEVLERYIPVLMAQAKIYWNRENYSMVEKIFHKSLEFCNEHDTWKLNVAHVLFMQDNKYKEAIGFYEPIVKKHYENILNVSAIVLANLCVSYIMTSQNEEAEELMRKIEKEEEQISYEEPDKKVFHLCIVNLVIGTLYCAKGNYDFGISRVIKSLEPYNKKLGTDTWFYAKRCFLSLLENMAKHMIMLRDSVVQECIQFLEHCELYGKDVPAIIEQPLEEDRMHIGKNTVTYESRLIKALFHEVTGWNE; this comes from the exons ATGCCGCTAACAACGATTAAAGACGGAGAATACACTGCTACCGTGTACAAAATG ATCAAAGAAGGGCGATATGGAGACGCAATTCATATTCTGAGCAAAGAACATCAGAAACATACTAAA TCCAGGGCTGCTCTGTCTCTCCTAGGCTACTGCTACTATCACATGCAGGACTTCACTAATGCAGCAGAGTGTTATGAACAGCTGACACAGCTTCACCCGGAGGTCGAAGACTACAAACTTTACTATGCCCAGTCTCTATATGGAGCGTGTGCATTCCCAGAGGCCATGAAGACTACTTTTCTCTTGGACAACACAACTAGTCATACTAAG ATGGTCAAACTGCAAGCTGCCATTAAATATGGAGAGGAAGATTTTTCGGGAGCAAAG ACTCTGGTTGAGCTGTTGCCTCAGGATGATCCAGACTACGATGTGGATCTCGGGTGTTTGCTTTATAAGGAGGGCGAGTATGAAGAGGCTTGCAAAAAGTTTATGTCCTCCATGAATGTACTGGGCTACCAGCCAG atCTGGCATACAATATAGCACTCTGTTACTACAGTTTAAAGCAGTACGCTTCAGCACTCAAATATATTGCAGAAATTATTGAACGAGGAATCAGAGAGCATCCAG AGCTCAGTATTGGAATGACAACAGAAGGCATTGATGTAAGAAGTGTCGGCAACACCCTCGCCCTGCACGAAACCGCTTTGATTGAAGCCTTTAATCTGAAAGCAGCTATTGAATACCAGCTGAAGAACT ATGCTGCCGCACAAGAAGCACTGACTGACATGCCCCCCAGATCAGAAGAG gaGCTGGATCCAGTCACTCTTCACAATCAGGCCCTAATGAACATGGACACCAAGCCCACAGAGGGTTTTGAGAAACTTGCTTTTCTTCTTCAGCAAAACCCCTTTCCTCCTGTCACTTTTGGCAACTTATTATTGCTTTACTGTAAATATGAG TACTTTGACCTCGCTGCAGATGTCTTGGCCGAAAATGCTCATCTCACTTACAAGTTTCTCACACCG TATCTCTATGAGTTCCTTGATGCCATGATCACATGCCAGACAGCTCCTGAGGAA GCTTTCCGAAAATTTGACGAAATTGCTGGAAAATTGACTGAGCAACTACGCAAG GTGCAGGAAGCAAGGCACAATCGGGAtgaagaatccttaaaaaaatatgtcCAAGACTATGACGAGGTTCTCGAGAG GTACATTCCTGTGCTAATGGCACAGGCCAAAATCTACTGGAACCGTGAGAACTACAGCATGGTGGAAAAGATCTTCCACAAGTCACTGGAGTTCTGCAATGAACATGATACTTGGAAACTTAATGTTGCTCATGTGCTCTTCATGCAAGATAACAAATATAAAGAAGCCATTGGTTTCTATGAGCCCATCGTTAAGAAGCATTATGAAAAT ATCCTTAATGTTAGTGCGATTGTTCTTGCTAACCTGTGCGTGTCATACATCATGACCAGCCAAAATGAAGAG gcAGAGGAACTGATGAGGAAGATAGAGAAAGAAGAGGAACAGATCTCTTATGAAGAGCCAGACAAAAAAGTCTTTCATCTGTGTATTGTCAACCTTGTAATAGG GACTTTGTATTGTGCTAAAGGAAACTATGACTTTGGTATTTCTCGCGTCATAAAGAGTCTTGAGCCATACAACAAAAAG CTTGGAACAGACACGTGGTTCTATGCTAAGAGATGTTTTCTCTCACTACTGGAAAACATGGCTAAACACATGATCATGCTCAGGGATTCAGTGGTGCAAGAGTGCATTCAGTTCCTTGAGCACTGTGAAT TGTACGGCAAAGATGTGCCCGCCATCATAGAGCAGCCTCTGGAGGAGGACCGCATGCACATCGGCAAGAACACTGTCACATATGAATCACGCCTGATAAAAGCTCTCTTCCATGAAGTCACAGGATGGAATGAGTAA
- the flr gene encoding tetratricopeptide repeat protein 30A isoform X3, with protein MPLTTIKDGEYTATVYKMIKEGRYGDAIHILSKEHQKHTKSRAALSLLGYCYYHMQDFTNAAECYEQLTQLHPEVEDYKLYYAQSLYGACAFPEAMKTTFLLDNTTSHTKMVKLQAAIKYGEEDFSGAKTLVELLPQDDPDYDVDLGCLLYKEGEYEEACKKFMSSMNVLGYQPDLAYNIALCYYSLKQYASALKYIAEIIERGIREHPELSIGMTTEGIDVRSVGNTLALHETALIEAFNLKAAIEYQLKNYAAAQEALTDMPPRSEEELDPVTLHNQALMNMDTKPTEGFEKLAFLLQQNPFPPVTFGNLLLLYCKYEYFDLAADVLAENAHLTYKFLTPYLYEFLDAMITCQTAPEEAFRKFDEIAGKLTEQLRKVQEARHNRDEESLKKYVQDYDEVLERYIPVLMAQAKIYWNRENYSMVEKIFHKSLEFCNEHDTWKLNVAHVLFMQDNKYKEAIGFYEPIVKKHYENLEQCNIQECPCKTKPSILNVSAIVLANLCVSYIMTSQNEEAEELMRKIEKEEEQISYEEPDKKVFHLCIVNLVIGTLYCAKGNYDFGISRVIKSLEPYNKKLGTDTWFYAKRCFLSLLENMAKHMIMLRDSVVQECIQFLEHCELYGKDVPAIIEQPLEEDRMHIGKNTVTYESRLIKALFHEVTGWNE; from the exons ATGCCGCTAACAACGATTAAAGACGGAGAATACACTGCTACCGTGTACAAAATG ATCAAAGAAGGGCGATATGGAGACGCAATTCATATTCTGAGCAAAGAACATCAGAAACATACTAAA TCCAGGGCTGCTCTGTCTCTCCTAGGCTACTGCTACTATCACATGCAGGACTTCACTAATGCAGCAGAGTGTTATGAACAGCTGACACAGCTTCACCCGGAGGTCGAAGACTACAAACTTTACTATGCCCAGTCTCTATATGGAGCGTGTGCATTCCCAGAGGCCATGAAGACTACTTTTCTCTTGGACAACACAACTAGTCATACTAAG ATGGTCAAACTGCAAGCTGCCATTAAATATGGAGAGGAAGATTTTTCGGGAGCAAAG ACTCTGGTTGAGCTGTTGCCTCAGGATGATCCAGACTACGATGTGGATCTCGGGTGTTTGCTTTATAAGGAGGGCGAGTATGAAGAGGCTTGCAAAAAGTTTATGTCCTCCATGAATGTACTGGGCTACCAGCCAG atCTGGCATACAATATAGCACTCTGTTACTACAGTTTAAAGCAGTACGCTTCAGCACTCAAATATATTGCAGAAATTATTGAACGAGGAATCAGAGAGCATCCAG AGCTCAGTATTGGAATGACAACAGAAGGCATTGATGTAAGAAGTGTCGGCAACACCCTCGCCCTGCACGAAACCGCTTTGATTGAAGCCTTTAATCTGAAAGCAGCTATTGAATACCAGCTGAAGAACT ATGCTGCCGCACAAGAAGCACTGACTGACATGCCCCCCAGATCAGAAGAG gaGCTGGATCCAGTCACTCTTCACAATCAGGCCCTAATGAACATGGACACCAAGCCCACAGAGGGTTTTGAGAAACTTGCTTTTCTTCTTCAGCAAAACCCCTTTCCTCCTGTCACTTTTGGCAACTTATTATTGCTTTACTGTAAATATGAG TACTTTGACCTCGCTGCAGATGTCTTGGCCGAAAATGCTCATCTCACTTACAAGTTTCTCACACCG TATCTCTATGAGTTCCTTGATGCCATGATCACATGCCAGACAGCTCCTGAGGAA GCTTTCCGAAAATTTGACGAAATTGCTGGAAAATTGACTGAGCAACTACGCAAG GTGCAGGAAGCAAGGCACAATCGGGAtgaagaatccttaaaaaaatatgtcCAAGACTATGACGAGGTTCTCGAGAG GTACATTCCTGTGCTAATGGCACAGGCCAAAATCTACTGGAACCGTGAGAACTACAGCATGGTGGAAAAGATCTTCCACAAGTCACTGGAGTTCTGCAATGAACATGATACTTGGAAACTTAATGTTGCTCATGTGCTCTTCATGCAAGATAACAAATATAAAGAAGCCATTGGTTTCTATGAGCCCATCGTTAAGAAGCATTATGAAAAT CTGGAACAATGTAACATTCAAGAGTGTCCCTGCAAAACAAAACCCTCG ATCCTTAATGTTAGTGCGATTGTTCTTGCTAACCTGTGCGTGTCATACATCATGACCAGCCAAAATGAAGAG gcAGAGGAACTGATGAGGAAGATAGAGAAAGAAGAGGAACAGATCTCTTATGAAGAGCCAGACAAAAAAGTCTTTCATCTGTGTATTGTCAACCTTGTAATAGG GACTTTGTATTGTGCTAAAGGAAACTATGACTTTGGTATTTCTCGCGTCATAAAGAGTCTTGAGCCATACAACAAAAAG CTTGGAACAGACACGTGGTTCTATGCTAAGAGATGTTTTCTCTCACTACTGGAAAACATGGCTAAACACATGATCATGCTCAGGGATTCAGTGGTGCAAGAGTGCATTCAGTTCCTTGAGCACTGTGAAT TGTACGGCAAAGATGTGCCCGCCATCATAGAGCAGCCTCTGGAGGAGGACCGCATGCACATCGGCAAGAACACTGTCACATATGAATCACGCCTGATAAAAGCTCTCTTCCATGAAGTCACAGGATGGAATGAGTAA
- the flr gene encoding tetratricopeptide repeat protein 30A isoform X2 gives MPLTTIKDGEYTATVYKMIKEGRYGDAIHILSKEHQKHTKSRAALSLLGYCYYHMQDFTNAAECYEQLTQLHPEVEDYKLYYAQSLYGACAFPEAMKTTFLLDNTTSHTKMVKLQAAIKYGEEDFSGAKTLVELLPQDDPDYDVDLGCLLYKEGEYEEACKKFMSSMNVLGYQPDLAYNIALCYYSLKQYASALKYIAEIIERGIREHPELSIGMTTEGIDVRSVGNTLALHETALIEAFNLKAAIEYQLKNYAAAQEALTDMPPRSEEELDPVTLHNQALMNMDTKPTEGFEKLAFLLQQNPFPPVTFGNLLLLYCKYEYFDLAADVLAENAHLTYKFLTPYLYEFLDAMITCQTAPEEAFRKFDEIAGKLTEQLRKVTKQEARHNRDEESLKKYVQDYDEVLERYIPVLMAQAKIYWNRENYSMVEKIFHKSLEFCNEHDTWKLNVAHVLFMQDNKYKEAIGFYEPIVKKHYENLEQCNIQECPCKTKPSILNVSAIVLANLCVSYIMTSQNEEAEELMRKIEKEEEQISYEEPDKKVFHLCIVNLVIGTLYCAKGNYDFGISRVIKSLEPYNKKLGTDTWFYAKRCFLSLLENMAKHMIMLRDSVVQECIQFLEHCELYGKDVPAIIEQPLEEDRMHIGKNTVTYESRLIKALFHEVTGWNE, from the exons ATGCCGCTAACAACGATTAAAGACGGAGAATACACTGCTACCGTGTACAAAATG ATCAAAGAAGGGCGATATGGAGACGCAATTCATATTCTGAGCAAAGAACATCAGAAACATACTAAA TCCAGGGCTGCTCTGTCTCTCCTAGGCTACTGCTACTATCACATGCAGGACTTCACTAATGCAGCAGAGTGTTATGAACAGCTGACACAGCTTCACCCGGAGGTCGAAGACTACAAACTTTACTATGCCCAGTCTCTATATGGAGCGTGTGCATTCCCAGAGGCCATGAAGACTACTTTTCTCTTGGACAACACAACTAGTCATACTAAG ATGGTCAAACTGCAAGCTGCCATTAAATATGGAGAGGAAGATTTTTCGGGAGCAAAG ACTCTGGTTGAGCTGTTGCCTCAGGATGATCCAGACTACGATGTGGATCTCGGGTGTTTGCTTTATAAGGAGGGCGAGTATGAAGAGGCTTGCAAAAAGTTTATGTCCTCCATGAATGTACTGGGCTACCAGCCAG atCTGGCATACAATATAGCACTCTGTTACTACAGTTTAAAGCAGTACGCTTCAGCACTCAAATATATTGCAGAAATTATTGAACGAGGAATCAGAGAGCATCCAG AGCTCAGTATTGGAATGACAACAGAAGGCATTGATGTAAGAAGTGTCGGCAACACCCTCGCCCTGCACGAAACCGCTTTGATTGAAGCCTTTAATCTGAAAGCAGCTATTGAATACCAGCTGAAGAACT ATGCTGCCGCACAAGAAGCACTGACTGACATGCCCCCCAGATCAGAAGAG gaGCTGGATCCAGTCACTCTTCACAATCAGGCCCTAATGAACATGGACACCAAGCCCACAGAGGGTTTTGAGAAACTTGCTTTTCTTCTTCAGCAAAACCCCTTTCCTCCTGTCACTTTTGGCAACTTATTATTGCTTTACTGTAAATATGAG TACTTTGACCTCGCTGCAGATGTCTTGGCCGAAAATGCTCATCTCACTTACAAGTTTCTCACACCG TATCTCTATGAGTTCCTTGATGCCATGATCACATGCCAGACAGCTCCTGAGGAA GCTTTCCGAAAATTTGACGAAATTGCTGGAAAATTGACTGAGCAACTACGCAAGGTTACAAAACAG GAAGCAAGGCACAATCGGGAtgaagaatccttaaaaaaatatgtcCAAGACTATGACGAGGTTCTCGAGAG GTACATTCCTGTGCTAATGGCACAGGCCAAAATCTACTGGAACCGTGAGAACTACAGCATGGTGGAAAAGATCTTCCACAAGTCACTGGAGTTCTGCAATGAACATGATACTTGGAAACTTAATGTTGCTCATGTGCTCTTCATGCAAGATAACAAATATAAAGAAGCCATTGGTTTCTATGAGCCCATCGTTAAGAAGCATTATGAAAAT CTGGAACAATGTAACATTCAAGAGTGTCCCTGCAAAACAAAACCCTCG ATCCTTAATGTTAGTGCGATTGTTCTTGCTAACCTGTGCGTGTCATACATCATGACCAGCCAAAATGAAGAG gcAGAGGAACTGATGAGGAAGATAGAGAAAGAAGAGGAACAGATCTCTTATGAAGAGCCAGACAAAAAAGTCTTTCATCTGTGTATTGTCAACCTTGTAATAGG GACTTTGTATTGTGCTAAAGGAAACTATGACTTTGGTATTTCTCGCGTCATAAAGAGTCTTGAGCCATACAACAAAAAG CTTGGAACAGACACGTGGTTCTATGCTAAGAGATGTTTTCTCTCACTACTGGAAAACATGGCTAAACACATGATCATGCTCAGGGATTCAGTGGTGCAAGAGTGCATTCAGTTCCTTGAGCACTGTGAAT TGTACGGCAAAGATGTGCCCGCCATCATAGAGCAGCCTCTGGAGGAGGACCGCATGCACATCGGCAAGAACACTGTCACATATGAATCACGCCTGATAAAAGCTCTCTTCCATGAAGTCACAGGATGGAATGAGTAA